A part of Vanessa tameamea isolate UH-Manoa-2023 chromosome 20, ilVanTame1 primary haplotype, whole genome shotgun sequence genomic DNA contains:
- the LOC113401656 gene encoding uncharacterized protein LOC113401656: MTFSWIFIITFSWIGTASLQYINHADPAIETPLEPLDSADTYPPLPYINYFNMPSPSNHYESIQNDNPVEHSQFFDQGHDSIDSQRKRRTAEEMKEVTEKYWAPNLVDNDKTFFLRNDERVSPVIVPSFAIGSSGPEGNSTYKNDLNSMEKRSFSPWGGKRDNANIAEHTWTWKRSIGIREPSMPKRVRFSPWGGKRSGQIIYKPGAKGSKIIFSASVPELTRIISNYLPSGNSLDVAGYQFIPSLDKRHPIKILALSTKMDERTLRDALPFNTFMETIPRIFKPGHPYLDINLKKDGKRKVKFSAWGGKRSPPIIGPIWTPVAQDIKDSALDTIVLVRNQEDDS; this comes from the coding sequence ATGACGTTCTCCTGGATTTTTATTATCACGTTCTCATGGATCGGCACCGCCAGCCTCCAGTACATCAACCATGCAGACCCTGCCATTGAAACCCCATTGGAACCACTAGATTCGGCTGATACCTACCCACCGTTACCATACATCAATTACTTCAATATGCCCTCCCCCAGTAACCATTACGAATCTATTCAAAATGATAATCCTGTAGAACACAGTCAGTTTTTTGACCAAGGTCATGATTCTATAGACTCGCAGCGTAAGAGACGAACTGCTGAAGAAATGAAAGAAGTTACTGAAAAATATTGGGCGCCGAATTTAGTTGATAACGATAAAACATTCTTTTTGCGCAACGATGAGAGAGTGAGCCCAGTTATTGTTCCATCATTTGCTATTGGGTCTAGTGGACCTGAGGGAAATTCGACATATAAAAACGATCTGAATTCGATGGAAAAACGGAGTTTCAGTCCATGGGGAGGTAAGAGAGATAACGCCAATATTGCCGAGCATACGTGGACTTGGAAAAGGTCCATCGGTATCCGAGAACCAAGCATGCCCAAGCGGGTTAGATTCAGCCCATGGGGAGGAAAGCGGAGTGggcaaattatatataaaccagGAGCAAAaggttcaaaaataatattttctgccTCTGTGCCAGAACTGACTCGGATAATATCCAATTACCTGCCAAGCGGTAATAGCTTGGATGTAGCTGGTTACCAGTTTATACCATCGTTGGACAAACGACACCCTATCAAGATCTTGGCTTTGAGCACTAAAATGGACGAACGAACACTTCGAGATGCCTTGCCCTTTAACACGTTTATGGAAACCATTCCGAGAATCTTTAAGCCTGGTCATCCATATTtggatattaatttgaaaaaagacgGAAAGAGGAAGGTGAAATTCAGTGCATGGGGCGGCAAGAGGTCTCCTCCCATCATCGGACCTATCTGGACACCCGTAGCACAAGACATCAAAGATTCCGCTTTGGATACGATAGTGTTAGTTCGAAACCAAGAAGATGACTCCTAG